The DNA window TAATGTACCTAAACTTTTCACCCATTGTTTGGTAGATCTTCCTCCTTCTTTAATTCCCTCCCAGATATTTCTCCAGAAACCGGCACCAGGCATTGTCGTATCGCCTAAAAAATCGCTATATCTAATCGGGTTGTTCTCCATAGCTGTATACGGAGATATTGCATCATTCTCTTTCGGATCAACCTGCCACCATCTTCCTATCTGAGGATCCAGATTTCTGTAAAAAGCATCATACTGATTAAGGTCTAAATCGGTTGTATGCTCTATACCATTAAACTCTCTCCGGTTCTTAGAATAATTCGTCCCCTTCAATGCGTTCGAACTAATTCCCGCCATCGTCAGCCCAAACGGATAATAATGTGTCTCTTCCAGTAATGGACCACTGATCTGGCTTACCATTAAATTATCAAAGAACAATACTTCCTGGGTTTCATTGCTCGTATATACGTACAGGTAGCCATTACGTTGAATGGGGATTTTGTCTGTAGATAAGGTCTGAAGCTGATCCGGAGCTGCTTTGACTTGTCGAACACCACTGTTGCCTTCCACTAATTTAAATTGTTCATCAAACACCACAAAATTTAAATAGGCACGAGGCCGGGAGGCTTGTGTTTTATCGGTGTTGTTATCTTTTAACTGTTGGTAATGGTTGTTATAGAAGTCTTTGTCAAAAGGGGTGAACGGGCGCTCTGTAGCAGCACTGTGTGGACCGGCCATCTGATCGCCGGGAGTAAAGGTATGGATAAGGTCAGCCAGCATAGCTTCTGCCGGCATATAAGCTGAAGATTTTTTGTCTTGGCCTGGGGATTTATAAAACGCTTTTACGCCTAATTGGATGGTATCACCTGCCATCACGTGGAGTACCAGGGAAGGGCCTATCTTCCGGCCGCCATCTGCAGCAGTGAGTTTAGCGACGGAAGCATTGGCTCCGGCGCTTTCATCTGTTGGATAGCCCGAAGGTTTGTTCACACGGGTGTTGTCGATGTTGCTGAATAATATATTCTCTTTTGCGGCGGCTCCTGTTTCCATGGTGGCGGTATACATAGAAAAGTCTGTCTGCTCCGTCAGTACAGTACGTATATTGCCCAGGTGGTCTTTAAGAAAGTAATCATAACGGAATGCAATGGGATTCCCTGCTGTCACTAAGGCTCGAATACGACCTTCTTCATGGGCAAGGAACTGTAGGGTATCATTTTGATAAACTATGCCGGCTATATAATCAGTAGTCGTGGTTTTAGAGACACCGCTACTGATATCTGTTACCTCTTTTCTCAGTTTGTTCCCTGATGCATCGTACAGGTAACGGATGGTACCCTTGTCGGGGATGGTGACGGTTTGAGGGAGATTTAAATGATTATAGGTAATTCCGGTGATGTGTTTATTGTTATCTGTGGTCAGATTACCATTCTGATCATAGCTGTAATCGGCGCTTTCATCGTTGCTGATTTCTTTGAAATCACCCAACTGGCTCTGAGGATTGTTTTTTCGGTCGGTGACGAAAGAGAGCTTATTGCTATTAATCACATAGCCGTATTTCAGGCTGTCAATGGTTTGTATCAGATTGGTGGCCATTCCCCTCTGAGTCATGTACTGGATATTACCATTGGCATCATAGGAAAGATCTTTCACGGAGAAATCAATCTGGTCATTGGTCCAGTTGCCGCTGCCGCTGTTTTGCTGGGTGAAGTCGGCCACCGTAAGTCGACTTACCGGATCATAACTATAACCATAGGAGCGGGCAATGCCATCTCCCCGGCTTTTCCATTTGGCGCCTGCGATGTTGCCATTCAGCTGATTGGTGGTAAATCCCTGATCATAGCTCAACTCTTCACCAAACCAATTGGTCGTACTACCGGCAGTATTGACATAATCCCGGTTGATGCCTTTTAGCCAGCCTTGCTGAGTATAGTCATAGGTAAGTGTTTCCATTTGCGAGGTGCTACTGGTAATGCCCAAACGTTTGGTCAGAAGACGGCTTAACTCATCGTAGGTGTTAACAGCCACCGTTTTGAGAACACTGGTATCATTGAGTCGTTTCTTTACTGAGTCTAGTCTTCCTGCCGCATCATAATGCAGCATGGTTAGCTCTCTGAGCTCGGATATGGTACCGCTGCGCTGGTTATGATGACGGAGATAGCTGCTTAACAGCTTCCCATTGAAATCATATAAATTGGTAGTGATATCCGTTCCCCCGCTCACGTTAGTGCTTAACTGCTGTATGGTCCGGCCTTTATCATCATAATACAGGGTGGTAACGATCCACTGGTCGGTGGTACCCAGTACTTTGACGCGTGTACCAGTCACTACCCCTTTGGTATAGTTACTGGCAATACTGTTGCTTACGGGATAGGGATTGCTGCCGGCTTTTGTATAGGCAGCTTCGCCGGATTGGAAAGTTTGAGCTCCCGGAAAATCATAGTTATCATAGAAGGTGTAGGTAAGTGGTACCAGATCGCCGTTGCTGATACCCGGCAAAGGGTTATTGGCGTTCACACTGACACTAGCTTGACTGGCAGTACCATCTATTTCCAGTGTAGTGGAGGCACCAGGACCAGTATCAAAACCTGCTTCTGCCGTGATACTGTTGGCAGCCACATACCTGGCTCTCCCGTCAAAAGAAGCCACCACAAGGTTTGTAATGGGAGGTACAATATGGGTAAGAGTCTGTGTTCCGCCGGAAGTGCTGTTCATACCGGTCTGCAGGGGAGCTCTGCCGGCGCTTGTATTGTACAGGGCGGTCATCACTGGTCTGTTTACCTCATCATAAAAGGTGGCCAGCCACTGGTTCTGCAGGTTACCATCTCTCGAAAATACCAACCTGTCCCTTATATCATATACCATCTCTGATGAATCTGCGTCCGGCACTTTTTTCATGATCATCCGCTTACGTTCATCGTAACGATAGAAAAAACATAAGTCTTTCACAGAAGCCGGTGCCCAGGTGCTACCCATCAGCTCTACAGCCTTAGGCGGAATCGCGCAGCGCAGATTTTCATTATCATCATACACATAATAAGTACATAACCATCCGCTAGGGCCATCAGTAGCAACTGCCGACAGGGCCACCCGCTTCAGGATCATATGACCAGCCTTGTCTGTAAAGGTTACTACCCGCTCTCCCTGTT is part of the Chitinophaga flava genome and encodes:
- a CDS encoding DUF6443 domain-containing protein; the encoded protein is MRHLWILFSCLLHVVFLSAQNKPGGSAIPSAVPVTVPAAYTGAKINYIRTWEPSMPISNPTIVVNTGSIDQVKQQTQYFDGLGRPLQTVVKGISPSGKDLVTPIIYDVYGRVQYGYLPYVSPDNGDGKFKTDPFNAQAQFHLNNANALGSGECIYYNRTTYEASPLNRVLKTYAAGNSWALEGGNKPVEQQVSVNTTADAVRIWHIAAGDLFPATSNAYTPGALLKNITINEQGERVVTFTDKAGHMILKRVALSAVATDGPSGWLCTYYVYDDNENLRCAIPPKAVELMGSTWAPASVKDLCFFYRYDERKRMIMKKVPDADSSEMVYDIRDRLVFSRDGNLQNQWLATFYDEVNRPVMTALYNTSAGRAPLQTGMNSTSGGTQTLTHIVPPITNLVVASFDGRARYVAANSITAEAGFDTGPGASTTLEIDGTASQASVSVNANNPLPGISNGDLVPLTYTFYDNYDFPGAQTFQSGEAAYTKAGSNPYPVSNSIASNYTKGVVTGTRVKVLGTTDQWIVTTLYYDDKGRTIQQLSTNVSGGTDITTNLYDFNGKLLSSYLRHHNQRSGTISELRELTMLHYDAAGRLDSVKKRLNDTSVLKTVAVNTYDELSRLLTKRLGITSSTSQMETLTYDYTQQGWLKGINRDYVNTAGSTTNWFGEELSYDQGFTTNQLNGNIAGAKWKSRGDGIARSYGYSYDPVSRLTVADFTQQNSGSGNWTNDQIDFSVKDLSYDANGNIQYMTQRGMATNLIQTIDSLKYGYVINSNKLSFVTDRKNNPQSQLGDFKEISNDESADYSYDQNGNLTTDNNKHITGITYNHLNLPQTVTIPDKGTIRYLYDASGNKLRKEVTDISSGVSKTTTTDYIAGIVYQNDTLQFLAHEEGRIRALVTAGNPIAFRYDYFLKDHLGNIRTVLTEQTDFSMYTATMETGAAAKENILFSNIDNTRVNKPSGYPTDESAGANASVAKLTAADGGRKIGPSLVLHVMAGDTIQLGVKAFYKSPGQDKKSSAYMPAEAMLADLIHTFTPGDQMAGPHSAATERPFTPFDKDFYNNHYQQLKDNNTDKTQASRPRAYLNFVVFDEQFKLVEGNSGVRQVKAAPDQLQTLSTDKIPIQRNGYLYVYTSNETQEVLFFDNLMVSQISGPLLEETHYYPFGLTMAGISSNALKGTNYSKNRREFNGIEHTTDLDLNQYDAFYRNLDPQIGRWWQVDPKENDAISPYTAMENNPIRYSDFLGDTTMPGAGFWRNIWEGIKEGGRSTKQWVKSLGTLDGWGNTLDGIAAFSPFNVDEGSVNARTHMIDQAVNYVADIPNKTKDQIGHDLGYGAEKVGESVIVSKGGTLIENGARVLGEVAESGSSLLQGGRTFAQYKAARGGTETLARIPTSTGVQRVSTEFHHVFITQRAQRAYNIPNWLVNNRLNVWKVNTVQHALIDSYRYNFLRAGFKSDVGWFRRYNWFTKF